One part of the Helicoverpa armigera isolate CAAS_96S chromosome 3, ASM3070526v1, whole genome shotgun sequence genome encodes these proteins:
- the LOC110372923 gene encoding uncharacterized protein LOC110372923, producing MNTLFVIASFVALAVASPAHRGLVAPGGAGPIPAPEFEPIAVGPAILEFEPIAVGPALLPTHPISVGPALVDTEPVAVGPAIVEPVPVMPVQVVDEAENVAASNPLVQIILNINGVSHVIDTPISIPSPVIVPEPVAVVEAAPEPVQVVEAAPEPVQVIESAPAVIGTPELPTPVVPVEPVAIGVPQLPSPVAVLPDALN from the coding sequence ATGAATACCTTGTTCGTCATCGCCTCTTTCGTCGCCCTGGCCGTGGCCAGCCCCGCCCACCGTGGCCTAGTCGCCCCCGGAGGTGCTGGTCCCATCCCAGCCCCCGAATTCGAGCCCATCGCAGTCGGCCCGGCTATACTGGAATTCGAACCCATCGCCGTCGGCCCTGCCCTACTCCCCACTCACCCCATCTCCGTTGGACCCGCACTAGTTGACACCGAGCCCGTCGCCGTTGGACCCGCTATCGTCGAACCTGTACCCGTCATGCCCGTCCAGGTTGTTGATGAAGCCGAGAATGTTGCCGCCAGCAACCCTCTCGTCCAGATCATCCTGAACATCAACGGAGTCAGCCACGTGATCGACACTCCCATCAGCATTCCTTCCCCTGTGATCGTGCCTGAGCCCGTCGCCGTTGTTGAAGCCGCTCCTGAGCCCGTCCAGGTTGTGGAGGCTGCTCCTGAGCCCGTCCAGGTCATCGAGAGTGCCCCCGCTGTCATCGGCACCCCTGAGCTCCCCACTCCCGTGGTCCCCGTTGAGCCTGTTGCCATCGGTGTGCCCCAGCTGCCCAGCCCCGTCGCCGTGCTGCCTGACGCACTCAACTAA